The proteins below are encoded in one region of Arthrobacter sp. CJ23:
- a CDS encoding queuosine precursor transporter, with protein sequence MPSPTGSSTLSKPAPRFASIGSPYFGIMLAVMAVVLILSNIGASKGVVLGPIITDGGFFLFPLAYILGDVLSEVYGFKVARKAIITSFALSVFASLCYWIIIMLPGFNDEYGTTKQAAIEGALGPVPLIVLASLLAFLAGQTINSWILVKMKARTGEKTLWARLMSSSVVGEFVDTLIFCSIAASVIGITDFGMFANYVLVGFVYKTAVEFLFVPVTVLVVGWIKKREPSYGAVTP encoded by the coding sequence ATGCCCTCGCCCACCGGCTCCAGTACCCTGAGCAAGCCCGCTCCCCGCTTTGCCTCGATCGGTTCGCCGTACTTCGGGATCATGCTGGCCGTGATGGCCGTGGTGCTGATCCTCTCCAACATCGGCGCCTCAAAGGGTGTTGTGCTGGGGCCCATCATCACCGACGGCGGATTCTTCCTCTTCCCGCTGGCCTACATCCTGGGCGACGTCCTGAGCGAGGTGTACGGCTTCAAGGTGGCACGCAAGGCCATCATCACCTCGTTCGCGCTCTCGGTGTTCGCCTCGCTCTGCTACTGGATCATCATCATGCTGCCCGGCTTCAACGACGAGTACGGCACCACCAAGCAGGCCGCCATTGAGGGGGCACTGGGACCGGTTCCGCTGATCGTCCTGGCCTCGCTGCTGGCGTTCCTGGCCGGGCAGACCATCAACTCGTGGATCCTTGTGAAGATGAAGGCCCGCACCGGCGAGAAGACACTCTGGGCACGCCTGATGAGCTCATCCGTGGTGGGCGAATTCGTGGACACCCTGATCTTCTGCAGCATCGCGGCCTCGGTCATTGGCATCACAGACTTCGGCATGTTCGCCAACTACGTCCTGGTGGGCTTCGTCTACAAGACCGCCGTCGAGTTCCTGTTCGTTCCGGTCACCGTGCTGGTGGTGGGTTGGATCAAGAAGCGCGAACCGAGCTACGGGGCCGTCACGCCGTAG
- the tgt gene encoding tRNA guanosine(34) transglycosylase Tgt encodes MPQAQPDARPAGFPAVDASRAELAGLAGRQSEFSFRVGARLNETCAPSGQQTDANGGAFLGRTGTITTPHGTVQTPAFIAVGTKATVKAVLPESVAELGAQAVLANAYHLYLQPGPEILDAAGGLGAFMNWSGPTFTDSGGFQVMSLGSGFKKVIDMKSVDASGPDDAVAPGKERLAHVDEDGVWFKSHLNGDRHRFSPEISMQVQHQIGADIMFAFDELTTLQNSRAYQEESLERTRRWAERCIAEHALLTESRVGKPYQALFGVIQGAQYEDLRRKACSDLGAMPFDGFGIGGALEKENLGTIVRWCNEELPEDKPRHLLGISEPDDIFTAIENGADTFDCVSPTRVARNSAFYTPFGRFNLSGARYKADFGPLQDGCDCYACTNYSRAYIHHLYKAHEMVSATLISIHNERFVVKMVDDARLAIESGDFFEFKAETLGRYYS; translated from the coding sequence ATGCCCCAAGCCCAGCCCGACGCCCGCCCTGCGGGCTTTCCTGCCGTAGATGCCTCGCGCGCCGAGCTGGCCGGCCTTGCCGGGCGGCAGTCGGAGTTTTCCTTCCGGGTGGGGGCCCGGCTCAACGAGACGTGCGCGCCGTCGGGCCAACAGACAGACGCCAACGGCGGCGCTTTCCTGGGCCGCACCGGCACCATCACCACGCCGCACGGAACCGTCCAGACGCCCGCGTTCATCGCCGTCGGGACCAAGGCCACCGTCAAGGCCGTGCTGCCCGAATCCGTCGCCGAGCTGGGGGCGCAGGCAGTCTTGGCCAACGCCTACCACCTGTACCTGCAGCCCGGGCCGGAAATCCTCGACGCCGCCGGCGGGCTGGGTGCCTTCATGAACTGGAGCGGGCCCACCTTCACCGATTCCGGCGGATTCCAGGTGATGAGCCTGGGCTCGGGGTTCAAGAAGGTCATCGACATGAAGTCGGTGGACGCCTCCGGGCCGGACGACGCCGTGGCGCCGGGCAAGGAGCGGCTGGCGCATGTGGACGAGGACGGCGTCTGGTTCAAGAGCCATCTGAACGGGGACCGGCACCGCTTCTCGCCCGAGATCTCCATGCAGGTGCAGCACCAGATCGGCGCGGACATCATGTTCGCCTTCGACGAGCTGACCACCCTGCAGAACTCCCGCGCGTACCAGGAGGAATCGCTGGAACGCACGCGGCGGTGGGCCGAGCGGTGCATCGCGGAGCACGCGCTCTTGACTGAATCGCGGGTGGGAAAGCCTTATCAGGCGCTCTTTGGCGTGATCCAGGGCGCCCAGTACGAGGACCTGCGGCGCAAGGCGTGCAGCGACCTCGGTGCCATGCCGTTCGACGGATTCGGCATCGGCGGGGCGCTGGAGAAGGAGAACCTGGGCACCATCGTGCGCTGGTGCAACGAGGAGCTGCCCGAGGACAAGCCACGGCACCTGCTGGGCATCTCGGAGCCGGACGACATCTTCACGGCGATCGAAAACGGCGCCGACACCTTCGACTGTGTCTCCCCCACCCGGGTGGCCCGGAACTCCGCGTTCTACACGCCTTTTGGCAGGTTTAACCTGTCCGGTGCCCGCTACAAGGCGGACTTCGGCCCCCTGCAGGACGGCTGCGACTGCTACGCCTGCACCAACTATTCGCGGGCGTACATCCACCACCTGTACAAGGCTCATGAAATGGTCTCGGCTACGCTCATCTCCATCCACAACGAGCGCTTCGTGGTGAAGATGGTGGACGACGCCCGCCTGGCCATCGAGTCCGGCGACTTCTTCGAGTTCAAGGCCGAGACCCTGGGTCGGTACTACTCCTAG
- a CDS encoding SRPBCC domain-containing protein — MTNNLSVVVNADAQQVWTMLREPSLVAQWHGWEAEDLHDEINEIYFNTNVVEGPGHTSLTVNDGDVFDLSPVTGGTEVKVTRAALDHNSEWAAWDEDITQGWLTFLHQLRFALERHPHGHRRTHFLSLPGTGESAIRKLGLADVPAPGEEYALKLATGEEISGRVWFRSNHQVGLTVHSYAEHGDGLLIVAEQLPIPEKRPDGGAMVIASTYDLGAHSLDAIRQQWDGWRAENYPTSVAAH; from the coding sequence ATGACGAACAATCTGAGCGTTGTGGTGAATGCCGACGCGCAGCAAGTTTGGACGATGCTGCGCGAACCGTCGCTGGTGGCCCAATGGCATGGCTGGGAAGCCGAGGACCTCCACGACGAAATCAACGAGATCTACTTCAACACCAACGTGGTTGAGGGGCCCGGGCATACCAGCCTGACGGTGAACGACGGTGACGTGTTCGATCTGAGCCCCGTCACCGGCGGAACCGAAGTCAAGGTGACCAGGGCCGCGCTGGACCACAATTCCGAGTGGGCCGCCTGGGACGAGGACATCACCCAGGGCTGGCTGACGTTCCTGCACCAGCTGCGTTTCGCGCTGGAACGGCACCCGCACGGCCACCGGCGCACACACTTCCTCTCGCTTCCGGGCACCGGGGAGTCTGCCATCCGGAAGCTGGGACTGGCGGACGTTCCCGCGCCCGGCGAGGAATACGCGCTTAAGCTTGCCACCGGCGAGGAGATCTCGGGCCGGGTCTGGTTCCGAAGCAACCACCAGGTAGGGCTCACGGTCCACAGCTACGCCGAGCACGGCGACGGGCTGTTGATCGTGGCGGAGCAGCTTCCCATCCCGGAAAAAAGGCCCGACGGCGGCGCCATGGTGATCGCTTCAACGTACGATTTGGGGGCGCACAGCCTGGATGCCATCCGCCAGCAGTGGGACGGCTGGCGGGCTGAGAACTACCCCACATCGGTGGCGGCGCACTGA
- a CDS encoding DUF6707 family protein, translating to MTHSPAAQQYREKQAGDLQIGDHVFPPGDGQAEEVSRIETIHDDFGVPALLMVTTADGGLLRIAVGSSVPVGSAPATDALPPLVPFPGSAPADPADGSPAGSAEGSAEGSSDAETPDGGSPDGGSPAEAGGEAEAVAAVVVPPLPAGLPAFLAPSAAELALIPEPAGTPESVVAAAAAEHLGNNGVQVLSERLVKGINTKSGSCLRDLSDLAHDLCIILRDPDHALAIADLLNVLPFDGNNDRWTSIERALALSSFICREAGLDERAAVYEKLLRAPESQETDPFKARINAKVSQRKLNEPNLYDKEIFRSIDNSNHDAEREWRYLRLESLLFLRAHGGSETIGVEELQRRIANELEAVRA from the coding sequence ATGACTCACAGCCCAGCCGCCCAGCAGTACCGCGAAAAGCAGGCTGGGGACCTGCAGATCGGCGACCATGTGTTCCCGCCCGGTGACGGCCAGGCCGAGGAGGTCAGCCGCATCGAGACCATCCATGACGACTTCGGCGTGCCCGCGCTGCTGATGGTCACAACGGCCGACGGCGGCCTGCTGCGGATTGCTGTGGGGTCCAGTGTCCCGGTGGGCAGCGCCCCCGCCACCGACGCCCTCCCGCCTTTGGTTCCGTTTCCGGGCAGCGCTCCTGCAGATCCTGCCGACGGCTCCCCTGCGGGGTCCGCTGAGGGGTCCGCGGAGGGCTCCTCCGACGCCGAGACCCCCGACGGCGGGTCCCCGGACGGCGGTTCCCCGGCGGAAGCCGGCGGGGAAGCGGAAGCCGTTGCCGCCGTCGTCGTTCCTCCCCTGCCCGCGGGGCTGCCCGCGTTCCTTGCGCCCAGCGCCGCCGAGCTGGCGCTGATCCCGGAGCCGGCCGGCACCCCCGAATCCGTGGTGGCGGCTGCCGCGGCCGAGCACCTGGGCAACAACGGCGTGCAGGTCCTCAGTGAACGCCTGGTCAAGGGCATCAACACGAAGTCCGGTAGCTGCCTGCGGGATCTGAGCGATCTCGCCCACGATCTCTGCATCATCCTGCGCGATCCGGACCATGCCCTGGCAATCGCGGACCTGCTCAATGTGCTGCCCTTCGACGGCAACAACGATCGCTGGACGTCCATCGAGCGGGCGCTGGCGCTCTCCAGCTTCATCTGCCGGGAGGCCGGCCTGGACGAGCGGGCCGCGGTGTACGAGAAGCTGCTCCGCGCCCCGGAGTCCCAGGAAACGGATCCGTTCAAGGCCCGCATCAACGCCAAGGTCAGCCAGCGCAAGCTGAACGAACCCAATCTCTACGACAAAGAGATCTTCCGTTCCATCGACAACTCCAACCACGACGCCGAGCGTGAATGGCGCTACCTGCGCCTGGAATCCTTGCTGTTCCTGCGGGCACACGGCGGTTCGGAGACCATTGGCGTGGAGGAGCTCCAGCGGCGCATCGCCAACGAGCTTGAGGCCGTCCGGGCGTAG
- a CDS encoding NUDIX hydrolase family protein → MSVRTPDPYPGWLSDEDLFEARGRLPMVYVEAVPVRLDPLGFVNEVGTLLQGDADGNMVRYLVSGRVLYRETIRAALLRHMEKDLGPLAFPLLPVSPVPFTVAEYFPAPSQTGFTDDRQHAVSLVYVIPVTGECEPRQDALELTWMTPSEVLSEDVQQEFDGGRGNLVRQALAYAGVGM, encoded by the coding sequence ATGAGTGTTCGAACCCCCGACCCGTACCCCGGCTGGCTTTCCGACGAAGACCTCTTCGAAGCCCGCGGCCGCCTCCCCATGGTCTACGTGGAGGCGGTCCCCGTCCGACTGGATCCGCTGGGATTCGTCAACGAGGTGGGCACGCTGCTCCAGGGCGACGCCGACGGCAACATGGTGCGCTACCTGGTCTCCGGCCGCGTGCTCTACCGCGAGACCATCCGCGCCGCACTGCTGCGGCACATGGAAAAGGACCTCGGCCCCCTCGCGTTCCCGCTGCTTCCCGTCAGCCCGGTGCCGTTCACCGTGGCCGAATACTTCCCGGCACCCTCGCAGACCGGCTTCACGGACGACCGCCAGCACGCGGTGTCGCTGGTGTACGTCATCCCGGTGACCGGCGAATGCGAGCCCCGGCAGGACGCCCTGGAGCTGACGTGGATGACCCCCTCGGAGGTCCTCAGCGAGGATGTCCAGCAGGAGTTCGACGGCGGCCGGGGCAACCTCGTGCGGCAGGCGCTGGCGTATGCCGGCGTCGGCATGTAG
- a CDS encoding RraA family protein, translating to MTAALLPALLPRMADVSYPTLGHFLEDGFVDPAIQSLLGDVPGGVKVAGPAVTVRIADNDAIAMNHALLALRPGDVLVVDMSGDHRHAPVGAVTAAAATAQGAAAVVVDGVATDVLELRQTGLPVFARGTSCLTTKRVHGNGSAVNVPVQCGGVTVNPGDLVLGDANGLVVLSPEAAEQVLEKALASDAAEPALLARITAGEPLVSILAI from the coding sequence GTGACTGCTGCCCTGCTTCCCGCGCTGCTCCCCCGCATGGCGGACGTCAGCTACCCCACCCTGGGGCACTTCCTGGAGGACGGCTTTGTTGACCCGGCCATCCAGTCGCTGCTGGGGGATGTCCCCGGCGGCGTGAAGGTGGCCGGCCCGGCCGTGACGGTCCGGATCGCGGACAACGACGCCATCGCCATGAACCACGCACTGCTGGCCCTCCGCCCCGGCGACGTGCTGGTGGTGGACATGTCCGGGGACCACCGGCATGCCCCGGTGGGGGCCGTCACGGCAGCCGCAGCGACGGCGCAGGGCGCGGCCGCCGTCGTAGTGGACGGCGTGGCCACGGACGTGCTGGAACTGCGTCAGACCGGCCTGCCCGTGTTTGCCCGCGGCACCTCCTGCCTCACCACCAAGCGCGTGCACGGCAACGGTTCCGCGGTCAACGTCCCCGTCCAGTGCGGCGGCGTGACCGTCAACCCGGGCGACCTGGTGCTGGGCGACGCCAACGGCCTGGTGGTGCTCTCCCCCGAGGCTGCGGAACAGGTTCTGGAGAAGGCGCTGGCCTCGGACGCCGCCGAACCGGCCCTGCTGGCACGGATCACGGCCGGCGAGCCCCTCGTTTCGATCCTCGCAATCTGA
- a CDS encoding RidA family protein translates to MTATAIERLAGIPGQAPAVGPFSPAVIANGFVFTSGQIPAITGLDDQPDTFEGQVRQTIENLRTVLEAAGSSLQHVVKVNTYLTSEDQLEEYNRVYVEYFGAAKPARTSVCVSLWGVSLEIECVAVLAGAAEDAE, encoded by the coding sequence GTGACGGCAACCGCCATTGAGCGCCTGGCCGGTATCCCCGGCCAGGCGCCCGCCGTCGGGCCCTTCTCCCCGGCGGTCATTGCCAACGGTTTCGTGTTCACTTCGGGACAGATCCCTGCGATCACCGGCCTGGACGACCAGCCGGACACGTTCGAAGGCCAGGTGCGCCAAACCATCGAGAACCTGCGCACCGTGCTGGAAGCGGCCGGGTCCAGCCTGCAGCACGTGGTCAAGGTCAACACCTACCTGACCAGCGAGGACCAGCTCGAGGAGTACAACCGCGTCTACGTGGAGTACTTCGGTGCGGCCAAACCAGCCCGCACCTCCGTGTGCGTGAGCCTGTGGGGCGTCTCGCTCGAGATCGAATGCGTGGCCGTGCTGGCCGGCGCGGCGGAGGACGCAGAGTGA